From Terriglobia bacterium, the proteins below share one genomic window:
- a CDS encoding ERG2 family protein, with amino-acid sequence MGYIFEPGILQQIARDALSKNPAMEDLVPSIVAELYKRYPGHINTTPEWVFNNAGGAMGAMYILHASISEYVMIFGTPLGTEGHTGRFAADDYFIILNGEQWAFEPGQFAPEIYRPGDMHHLRRRQAKQYRMAGGCWALEYARGVIPAMLPFGVADTFTSTLDFRTLIRTLWLYATSAVRELLHGKI; translated from the coding sequence ATGGGCTACATTTTTGAACCCGGCATTTTACAGCAAATCGCGAGAGACGCTCTTTCGAAAAACCCGGCGATGGAAGACCTCGTTCCTTCAATTGTCGCGGAACTCTACAAACGCTATCCGGGCCACATCAATACGACTCCCGAGTGGGTTTTCAACAATGCCGGCGGCGCGATGGGCGCCATGTACATCCTGCACGCGTCGATATCGGAATACGTCATGATTTTCGGCACTCCTCTGGGTACCGAAGGGCATACAGGACGGTTCGCGGCGGATGATTACTTCATTATCCTGAACGGCGAGCAGTGGGCGTTTGAGCCGGGCCAGTTCGCGCCTGAAATCTACCGGCCTGGCGACATGCACCATTTGCGCAGACGCCAGGCGAAACAATACAGGATGGCGGGAGGGTGTTGGGCGTTAGAATATGCCCGCGGTGTTATACCGGCGATGCTGCCGTTCGGAGTCGCGGATACATTTACCAGCACGTTAGACTTCAGAACCCTCATTCGTACCTTGTGGTTATATGCGACGAGCGCAGTTCGCGAATTGCTGCACGGAAAGATCTGA
- a CDS encoding NAD-dependent epimerase/dehydratase family protein: MTTLITGASGHLGANLVRRLLNDGQTVRALVRRGSNNAALDGLNVERIYGDLREPVPVAAAVRGCRQIHHCAALLSTTTGREREIFDCNVIGTRNLLRAALDAGVSRVVVSGSLSAVGHVDGRPSDETVPFYPFEKLPPYSHTKAGVEHECLKAAADGLDVVIATSCAIIGPNDFKPSRMGKTLVDFSLGKLRAYIPGGFTFVSAADMVEGHMLCMEKGRRGQKYIFSTEFLTVDELMAIFEQVTGHRRPRFRLPAPLMAGIAEVSSFVLTNFFPGRAQRFTPAAVRFLRMQRKADSSKAMQELGYRPTSIAQAVREAHECFVRRGVIPAPARVLVSRPREL, from the coding sequence ATGACGACGTTAATTACAGGAGCAAGCGGTCATCTCGGCGCCAATCTCGTCCGCAGGCTGCTCAATGACGGGCAAACGGTCCGCGCGCTCGTCCGCCGGGGCAGCAACAACGCGGCCTTGGACGGTTTGAATGTCGAACGGATCTATGGCGATCTTCGCGAGCCCGTGCCTGTCGCCGCGGCGGTCCGCGGATGCCGTCAGATTCACCATTGCGCGGCCTTGCTCTCGACGACCACAGGCCGCGAGCGGGAAATCTTCGACTGCAATGTGATCGGCACGCGCAACCTGTTGCGGGCCGCGCTCGATGCCGGAGTATCCCGTGTCGTTGTTTCAGGCTCGTTAAGTGCCGTTGGTCATGTGGATGGCCGGCCGAGCGACGAGACTGTGCCTTTCTATCCGTTCGAGAAACTGCCGCCGTATTCGCACACGAAAGCGGGCGTGGAACACGAATGCCTCAAAGCCGCAGCCGATGGCCTGGACGTGGTCATCGCGACGTCCTGTGCGATCATCGGTCCCAATGATTTCAAGCCCTCGCGCATGGGAAAGACCCTGGTGGATTTTTCCCTCGGCAAGTTGCGCGCATACATTCCGGGCGGTTTTACCTTTGTTTCCGCAGCCGACATGGTCGAAGGGCATATGCTCTGCATGGAAAAAGGCCGCAGGGGTCAGAAGTATATTTTCAGCACAGAGTTTCTGACTGTCGACGAACTGATGGCGATTTTCGAACAGGTCACCGGCCACAGGCGCCCGCGGTTCCGGCTGCCCGCGCCGCTCATGGCCGGCATCGCAGAGGTTTCGAGCTTCGTGCTGACGAATTTCTTTCCCGGCAGGGCGCAGCGCTTTACACCGGCGGCCGTGCGATTCCTGCGAATGCAGCGGAAGGCCGACTCGAGCAAGGCGATGCAGGAACTCGGCTACCGTCCGACCTCCATCGCCCAGGCGGTCCGTGAAGCCCACGAATGCTTCGTCCGGCGCGGTGTCATACCGGCTCCGGCGCGCGTGCTGGTTTCACGGCCCCGGGAGTTGTAG